The DNA sequence TCCTCAATGAAGAAGTCATCTGCTTCTTCAGTTGCCTCTTGATCAGTATCATCactatcatcatcatctgatgaatactttcttttatttttcccgGCCttctttttctcactttttttactcaaataaGCATCCCAAACTGTTTCTGattttttatccttcttttccATAATATATTTGCTTAAATCTTCCAAACCTGTATTGAAGGTGACCTCCATATTCTGGGCATTATCATGTTCATTGCCTCCATCTGAATCATCACCAGACTGGAGCAAAGCACGGTACTTGGCTCGTTTTTTTGCCATTTTATCAGGCTGATCATCTGTCTCGTTGTTATCCTTGCTATCATCACTTTCACTCTCATCAGAAGTCAAGAATTCCTTCACTTCAAACTCGGCTAACTATTAAAGAGGAAggtaatatatgaaaaaaaaaagttcaacatgAAGCAAATagcaaaatataaatacaataaataaataaaaaagaaatatgcaagAATATCCATGCTTCTCAATTTCTGCTTACACGCagatagaaaaaaattgatgcaTGTAATAGAATCATTGGCACtgtaaaatataaatgtgaGCATATACATGTACATGACACAGATATTTACAGGCATAGTGGCAAACATCAATAAATTGTGCATATTTTCTTGCAATATGTATGAGGgatctttaaataattttataaataacaccATGTAGAAATGACTATATAAAAGATGGGAATACTTAAGTCATGGAATGACACTATGCAAGCcaagaatttttcaaataggaaaaaaattaaccacAGTATGCAAGCTGACCTGCTCATCAGTGAGTTTCCGATTCAATGTCTTTGCACGAAGAGGTTCATCATCATCCCAAGTAAGATTAACCTCACTGTGCTGAAGTGCTCGAGAATAGAAATCTTTGCACTCATAATTTGCAGGCACCTACGAGAAGAGTCAAAATTTGCCATTTACTGTTATACTGCATAAATGCAGCAATATGTACATGAATGTGtgcacacacacactcacgtAAAGAGACCCTATGAATTTAAATAGTCCACTCCACCTCAATCAATTTTCTAATTGCATTTTCAAATCTGGCATACTAATGAATGTCAACTACAATCACATCTTAAATACCTCAGTAGCAACATCCCGAGGCGGGTGTTTGAATTCCATGTTGTCTGGAATAAACCTTAAATCGAGCGCATTAGATGATTGTTTTAACTCAAGACCATCACATTCTTTGTAAATGTAATTTGCTGTGGCACTTGAGTCACATTCCACCACAGCAAAATAGTACCTGGCAAGCAGAGAAAGAATAAAGACATAGTAtgataagagaaaaaagagaaacaaatgtAAATTACATGGTAAACATATCTATTAAAATACTGAACTTGGAATGCTGAAAAGGTCACTTCAGTTTTCTTAATTGTACGTTATGGATACATGTGTCTATTACAGAACAGTTTACTCAAACACATATCTGAATTGGCATATCAATATGAATGACATGTGAGACGTCGGACATGAGTCTTGACATACAAGAGTGAATAACAATATGTGCTTCTAAGGTCTTCTGATCTTGAGACACACCCAACTGGATCATCACCATAAAACACAAGTAATCCAATCCACTTAGTTGGGAAACGATATAGTCATCAGAATGATGTGTCAGAGGTCCTCCGTCAGAACTTGGTTCCCTTTACCGTCATCAAGAACTCCAGAAGCACTAAATGTTGATTCTGGCAAAGGGGCAATCATCATTGGCTTTGGAAAGCTGCAAGGGATTCAAAAATGTCCCATACATCATCAAGGAACTCAGCTTGACTGAATGATCTTGGGCCTGATCTTAGGCATCTGATGAGTATTTGGATCATGAAATCCATCAACTTCCCTTGTGTTTTGGGAGCTTAATGCCCATCAGTATGCATgccattaaaattttattgatcaTACTGATATCATGCTAGATTATAAGAAAATGGGATAACAAAGGTAGGAGGAAACCAACAATTGAGTGATTTTGCCTTATTCATCATCTTTAAACATTACTCTTTAGTTCAACAATACTAGCATGTAAAATATTCCTTATTCCTGAACATTATATCACAAAAACATATGCATTGATGTAATGAGTTCTAGAAGGacaaagtaataattttataacaaatgATAGAAAACACTATAAACTGATAAAATTACTATTAAGTAATACTTAATACATGGTGAAAATGTATTTGACAGCTTTAAGTGAAGACAGTATATCAAATTACTAGTGTTTTGATAGTTGTTTACCGCATCCTGCTCTTCTCATATGCACGCAGTTTCTCATTGTCAAGGTCATCATTGCTGCtatcttcatcatcaaataGACCAATAGGTCCACGAACTTCCTCCTCTTTCATACGTTGAAGGCCAAACTCAGATGGATAGACCCTTACCGATTTGATCAGACCATTAGGTGGGACAAATGAGCTTAACAATACATACAAATCAACAGCCTAGCAAAAACAACACAAGCGACATTTTAGCCAAACATATCCCAACAcgctcaaattaaatatttctcaTATTAAGATTTATTGCAGAAAATGCGCATTAGACTTGAAATCCGTGCATACCTTAACATATCTCCAGTCCATGTTAACCACTGCAACCCTATGTGTTTCTTTGTCAATCGTTGCTATGTCTTCCTGTCCACACAATAATATTTCAAAAGGACCAATGCATGTTAAAAACAGCATAACACAAATCAGAGATGAGAAATGCAATACAGTACCTTGACATCAGAGGCTTCGTCTTCGTAAACTTCCTCGTCTGCACCTTCATCTGTTTCTGTATCTGTATCCACATCTGACTCTGATTCACTGGTTTCTTCTGACTCAGATTCACTGGTCTCTTCTGACTCAGTTCCTTTGTCACTCTCCGGTTTCACTTGATTGGCTTTCAACAATTCctcttcattctcttcttcctcaTCACTACTCTGCTCAACTTCCTTTTCATCAATTTTGTAGTAATGGCGCAGAGAACCAAGCTGAGAGGTTGGGTTGTTCTTGGGCTTGCCTCTCTTGTCAACAGGAGCAGAAGAGGGCAAAAAACTCTTGTGAGTGAACATGCGGTTGAAGCGAGAGTCAACAGCCACCTTCGTTTCACGCTTTGGAGCCTCACGGAACCGAGGATCCGTGTGAGCCTTTGAATATCGAGGATCACTGATGAGGATAACCTTGGCATCACTGGGTGATGAATAACTAGAACTCAAATTATCCTTAAATTTGTTCCTTTTGTCCTTGTGGTTCTTCCCATTTGCATTTTTGGATCCCATTATGCTCTAATTGAACACTGTCAATAGAAGAAAGTGAAGGCTAGGGTAATCCCATACACCAAAAAATGCATTGAACTCACACAATCAAAGAGTTGAACTTGAAAACACCAATAGCTATCATTTTCGAAACAAAGGAAAATACAAAGAAAGCAAccaatcaattgaaaaaaataaaaaatgatcttAGACATGACAATTGAAGAACCTTATCACCTCTGTATTATGTCATGCAACTGATAGCGTGTTGCTCAGTGGAACGAAACAGGGGAGGAAGAACGGCGCAGATAGTGAGGAGGAAGAGGACCAGCAAATACCAATAGGGTTTAAAATTACTGTTTtagtctctctcttttttttatcatattcttATGCCTGGGATTAGTATATTGGTAGTATTTTAgtcttcaataaatatttatttttatattattaaaattaaaatttataataaataaatatccttaaatgtataaatcatgtattattattgttattaggtTAGATAGATGTAAtctaaaaattacattaatttaattatcatatcaatatcatatatattatattatgtattatattagtatatattatataaaagataGTTATTGATTGAATCTGTACACATTTTACGCTTTAATAAaggagttttatttttttcaaaacttaaaaatatgataaacagGGAAATATTTATCTTCAAATCAATAATATTCTGATTCGGTACAATTGCACAATCATTTTAATGCCCAATTAATGTTGATTCTTTCTGATTTTGTCTCATTGAAATTCTTTATATATTTGCATACcaacaaatcaaaattgaaagcCTCTCATTTTGCtcttttacattttcttctttgtgTTTGAAACATTGTTTTTACGATGAAAGACGTGAACAATGAATggggttaaaatatttttgagacaTCCGTTCAAGTTTATGATTAATGATTGATATGGGAAATCCTGAATGTTACGAAAAGATTTTTCGTCAAAACGCACGAATTGTGtattctatgattttttttaattattcaattaatatttatttttcaaaaaagccCAACCATTGAATGTTACTTTCGTGCGTTGCGTGCATAGGATATTCATGCTAAATAGCAACAATCGATTGATATCtagcacaaaataaaatttaaaaaaaaacagttaaatataataattaatgggGTCTTCAACCACACTATATTGCATAAtagtattaataattttaaaaaggtaTACTTTATGATACATGATATCTAGCATAAAATTCTTATTAGTTTcagttcaaattttttaattcatttttcttacaaattcatatatattaaaaaaatcaaaatatttcacAACACGCTTAGCTTGAATTtaggttttaatttaaaaatatataattaaaaatatcatttcataaaaatattttggttttattttattttattgtaatgaGGAACCCTtgtttttgattgattaaagtattatttaattatttaaatccctatttacttaacatataattaatttttatttctctttattttttgaaatcatagtctatcccatgtttttttttttttttttgttgaatggtCTGGCCAAAGAGTCCCAAAACCAAATTAAGTATTATTTAAATAGTAAACAAATACATTTACATGCTTTTAATGAATGATTGAAGAAAAGGAATAGAAAATTTCTACTATTGATCATACCATGTTTTGTAAAAGAATCTACTAAAATGTTTGATTCCCTAAAACCATGAACCACACTACTAAACTTTTAAGAATCATATCTACCATCTTGATAAAAAGGAGTGTCAACACATaaactattatttattattttaatagccTCCAAGCAATTAGATTCTAAAATAATCTTCTTGAGATTCATTTCTCCCGCCATTCtcgaaacaaaacaaaattgtccAAAATTTCGCTTCAAGAATAGAACAAAACCTCAATCTGATAGAGAAaactttaacaaatattttgttatattatttcatatatttcttattttatttgaaatattaataaaattgtatgaaaaaattattatttataaaatttaaaaaggacttaaattttattaaattcaaataattttaaattttaaaatataaaatgataaaataactatttataaatagttataaaataaaatttattttataactatatttgtaaataaaaatattatatttaattatttatttttttacagtgatatttatttaattatttataaaaaaaatactttgaaaaaaaattaaatataagaattaattaaattagatgcAAACTattgaattaatataatatttcaacataaattttaggataaaaatcataattgatTGTTGAAAGTGTGATGAAAGTAAAATcagaaataaaaagataatcaaTAGAAGGTTAGTTAAGGACAACAAACAATTATTACTCcatatcaataatataataactgaaaaaagtaaaaataaaataaaatctctaTACCATCACTTTAATTCCAATACTTAATTATTCACATTAACTTTCTTTAAAAGAActacttaattatattaattcagAATAAAACTTAACTACTTACTATTATTTTCCCAAATTTTCAAAGACAtcttttgaaattttagaataaatataaataacgaATTGcattttcaaagacatttttgaaattttattattttcacctCATATTTTTGGAGGAGTAAATTTTTACTCATGCTTTTTAGTTGGACACACTTTAAATCATAACAATAgttgataataaataaacaattttaagaATGAGACcgtttatttacttatttaaaataaaataataatcaattaaattaaagaagCAAGTtagattagaaaaaaagaaagaatatgaGAGaccatgaaaatgaaaattgaattagaattgAATAagaatataacaataaaaataaaaaacttttaaatttctctagttattaattattaaatcttttttttttaaataaagttatgatattaacgaaaatatcaataaaaagattaacctttacttataatattttaattaaattttatttttaaatataattttataataaattttgtttgaggTATATTAgtacaacaaaaaatttgaaatttttattttttagcctAAAGCCTTGCTTAGGCTGCCAGCCTGAAACACCCTAACAGGTGGCTGGAGCACAATGCGCCAATACACGTTCCTCCATGTACCTCACGTCCATGCTATCTATCTCTTCTCATTTGATTACAAAGTTACaatgttgctgttgttgttgtcgtcTCCTTTTTCTGGACGTAACCCCAATCTTCACTGAACCGCACCGCTTCCATTTCAAGGCGTTCGTTCACTACTTGCTCTCAGTTCCCAACAAACCCATCGCTCTCGTCGACGATTTCCTCACACTGTTTAAACCTCTCTCCCACTCTCCGCCCCAAAACTCACTATTCTCCAGGCTCCGCAGAATCgctcacaaaggtaaaaaatatatatacgtaGCCGCTAATTTTCTGCATTTGCTTTGAATTCAGCTAAGGCGAAGCCGCAGGAGCTGGCAGTAACTGTGGCGAGTGATGCGTTTACGCAATTCAAGCATCTGCTTCTGCCTATTACGGATAGGAATCCCTATCTCTCTGAGAGTACAAGACAAGTGAGTCTCTCTAGTGTGATGATGATCTactttaatttttgtgtttattcaTCAAGCACTGActtgaggttgttgttgttgttaggcTATAGCAACCACCTCTGCTTTAGCTAAAAAGTATGGAGCTGACATTACTGTTGTTGGTAAGTTCTTGTAACTTAGTGTGCGTGTGTGTGCGCAAAGTGCAAACCTCTTGTTGAttttggagaggaagaaaagtgtggataaatttttcaaattaaaagagTTGTATAATGTTTATGCTAGATACTTGCAAAGAGAGCTTTACTGTTCATAATGGTCCTATCTGGCTCGAACAATATGATTGCTTCTCATGAAGGATTGTTTCGGTCTCTACTAAAAATTCAGCTCCCAAGCATCAGGGTTGTTGTGTTAAATTGTAAAGGGAACAATCCTCTTACATTTTTTTGCATGCATGATTTATAGATTTGTGTGTTTGAATTAACTTATTTTGGGGAAATAATTGATTCTATTGGTACCTTCAGACACTGTTTCTTTGGAATTAAGCTGAACATAAAGAGCAACGGGGTTTATGTGCTTTGCAGTTATTGACGAACAGCAGAAGGAGTCACTGCCTGAGCATGAGACCCAACTACCCAGTATCCGTTGGCATCTATCTGAAGGTTTGTAATAactattttctttgtttcacTTATTGCATTTTATCTGTTGAGACCCTTCAAAGTACAATACCATAATATGTTTTCTTATTCTGTGAGCATCCCTTCACAGCATGAGCATTTtctttgaatgtttttgtatGGCAAGTTTTCATGTATGGGtgatttgtgtttttatgcaatgattatttacttattttatatgaattgtTCTGAAtgttctttccaaaaaaaaaaaaaattggttcttgACAAAGTATGTGGGCTTTTACTTTGATCCATGTTGCCATTGCCAACCTTGCTTTAGTGAGAAAAGACTTTTgatgttgttttattatttaaagcctagtttggataaatttttccataaatacttttataggagaagaaaataagaaggaaaaatgaaaaaagtttctttcataatcaaattttagCTTGTGGgagaaatttatttcatttagcTACTCCAAAAGCTGATTTCAATTTGTACATAAGCTAATTTTACCTCATGGGTGaagcttatttcattttatcttattttcttctcctataagtgcTTCTGGAGAAATTTATCTGAATATGGCTTAGTTAAATTCTGTTTCTGTCCTTTTATGAATAGTTAATTGTCTAAGATTATATTGGATATACAGGACTGCTAGTATAAGAGTTTCATGTAGTTTGAAGTCATTAAAAGATTAGGGATCTTGGGGTcgtatttttatcattttcaatcaaACATTCCTGCGGTAAAGTTGGGTTAAAATTAAGGATTGTTAATTTGCTATCAATTATTGTTCAATCTACTTGTTGTGCTTCATGATAAAAATGCAGGTGGGTTGAAGGACTATAACTTTGCTAGAGAGGCTTGGTGATGGCAACAAGCCAGCAGCAATTATTGGTGATGTTGCTGATGACCTTAATTTGGATTTGGTAGTTATTAGCATGGAAGCGATTCATACAAAGCATATAGATGCAAATTTGCTTGCTGAGTTCATTCCCTGTCCTGTCATGCTTTTGCCATTGTAGTTTGCATTGTTTTTAAGATAGGAAACGGTTTTTGTTTCATCCGGTCTGTCTTCTCTGATGCAATTTGATATTCCATCATGTTGTTTAGCATTTGCTACTCCAGTGTCAGGgatgttttgttaaaaaatgcaCAAGTGCCCGACTAAGGTGGggtgtgtatatatatgtgtatgctGAAGCATGACTAATTTTTATGCCTGGAAAGGAAGCATGTTAGAATTTTCTTTTGGAGACTAATTTTTCTAAATGATAAATATGGGAGGAATTTGGATCCTTTCATCTGAGCTTGAGGAATGTGGATCTGCTATTTTAAGTTTTGGATATATCTCTGTTCGACGTTGACATATGAAAAACTCTCATTGCTTAGGTTATTGACCTGCAATGTTCTCTCTTGAACAAGATTCATAAATATCAATTGCAATTTAACTTATAATGATTCTGAGTTCTTGTTCCGgagaacatatttaatttgaataaatccGCTATTTATCATGGGTGGATACCATCTATGTTTAAACTTCGATTTACACTTCACAAATTCCTCCCTCTTCTGTAATTGGACTTAAATTCTGATGTTTGAAGTTTCAGAATGAACCATGCTAGTATATTGGAAAACTTTTGGTGGGAACATTTGTCAACATTCAGCGGTGTTAATTTAGAGCCaaatgaaatttcatttaaattataaatttgtgtttGAAATATTTTGGCTGAAATAGAAGTGGTAGAGATATTCGTTTTTAGCAGATTGACTTGAATCGTTCGAGGGAAAAAAACAATTGATGAAGtataatatatttcaatattagCTCATTGATTGggtttaaaatgtaaatttgattcaatctaaaTTGGTTTGTCTCAGTTTTTCGTTTGAAATTTTCATacataaattcttcaagtttatgagagagagaaatattttTACTCAAATGTATTAAATGCACGATTAAAacaatttatccaaataaacgACATTCCAGGTGAAAAACTTATCAAAGTATGTCAATATATAGGTCTTTTTACACAACGCTGGAgcaaatataatattaactCATTGACCACTCGGTACTTTCTTCCAAAGCAAATGTTCGGAGTAGTGAGATGATGATTCTTCACTATTGAATCTCAAGTTGGCAATGTGGTACCccaatttcaacaaataatcTCTATCCACTGAATacttttagaaggaaaaaaaaaaccagtcCTATGTCAAAGCAAGGGTAGTTGGGATTGCTTGAATACTTGCTGATGCTGTTGGGGAAATTAAATGTGAGATGAATTCGTTGTTCCATATACACGAGCTCAGTAAGAAAAAATCACACACCATCATGTCCTCTCCCATCCTTTCACATTCATGGGGAGGTATTCTTGCCCTTGGAAGCTGAGGCACCcgcttattttttgttatatttaccTTTCTCCCATTGCCAAATCCTCCATTGACCTCCTTCTTCAATTAACTATCTAGCTTCCCAAATACTTGGCCACATGAAACTTGGCACGTAGTCTTTATTAGCTTCCCAAATAgagttattttggaaaatatctAGCTTTAGTAAGTGATAGGAGGAAGGATACAACATAAGCCTGTATAATCTTCCCCTCTGCTCCTATCAGTAACCCGGTATGCCAAAGAGTCATCATTCACCAACAACCTCCATTGTTTAGCAATTATGGCCAAGTTAAAAGATTTCACAAAATGGAATCTCACTTATATACTTTATATTAATCTTCCTTTCATCTATATCTCCTCCTAGGAAAAAAGTGTTATTAGTCAATCTTATCACAAATCGATTGTGATAATAGAAAACAACTCATAACATTGGGAGATAGTTGGGGCCGAGGGAAACAACCTAATCCTGAGGATCATTCCTTGCTCCCAAGATATATATGATGGACATAGATGAGAGAACTTCAcatgaaataaacaaatatgagGATAGAGGATCATTTTGGCTAAGGCCTCTATGTGGCTTGAATACTCTGAGTAGACTTCCATTCATCATCACTAAGAAAGATATagtttaaaacaaaattcatcATAAGAGAAAGTCAACATGTTGGAAAACCCATAGAGATCATAACATTCTCCAAGAAAAGCTACTCCACTTCATCATATGTTTTGGACATATCGAGTTTCAGGTCCATGAACCCTTTTCTCCCTTTATTCTTCATGAAATGATAACATTCAAAAGCAATCAAGGCATTGTCTATAGAAAGCCTATTTGAAACAAAAACGCTATGGAATTCCTCAATTATATCTGATAGCACCCTCTTTAGTTTGTTCGCAATTGTTTTTGTAACAATTTTGAACAGCACATTATACAGAGTTATGTGTTACCAtgtgaaaaaaaagtaattatccaagttaaaaaaaatcttaacggTAATAGCATGAGATATCAATAGGAGTTATTTCTGTtcatgtaaaaaatgtaaacattTGCAAAGAAGTTGCTGCTTGGCCACAAAGATAGAAAGATTCGTCACCTGACATGTCAAAAAATCTTtctaattcctttttttttaattttatttttatttcctgaaTTTTTTAAACTAGTCTTACTATCTTAAGTTTTTCTTCTGTCAGCTCCAgcaaggatgaaaaaaaaagttaaaaaatattaatggttaaaaaactttttcttcTGGTTGGCCATAAAGAGAAAGATTCGACACGTGACATGTCAAAAAATCTTtctaattcctttttttttttttaatttttatattttagttcctGAATTTCTTAAACTAGTTTTAGTATCTTAAGTTTTTCTTCTGTCAGcaagatgaaaaaaatttaaggatgaaaaaaaaagttaaaaaaatttaaggattattttattattggcactacactttatttatttcagtaaaaaaaagctttatttatttattaggttCTTAAAAATGTTACTATTAGGATTTTTTGGTTAATTGATTGTATTAAGACATGCTactttttatataactttttgttAGCTGATCCATGTCATTCCGTTAGattatcttttaatataaatacttgaatataaaactagaaaaaccaCTCTTTAATGTGACCTTCTGCCTTGAAAAaatgtaaaactaacttctctTGAGAAACTAGTGTTTAAGAAATTAGTTTTACATATGATCAGAGAATCAAACACTTTCTATTGAtgtgtttaaaaaatttaattatttatcaactgTGTTGGACGTTATTCATTAAGTACATCATGTTAGTGttagaaaaaagataataaatcaatcaaattaGTTGGAGGTTTGGAGCAATTGAGTTGATCAACAATTCATTGATTTTACGTTTGTATTGAGCAAGCTGTCACCAGTTGGGATTGAGAAATctacttaatttaattatagtttattttttcttttaattgtatACATATTAAGTAGCACTCATAAgcgtgataaatatttttttttt is a window from the Glycine max cultivar Williams 82 chromosome 2, Glycine_max_v4.0, whole genome shotgun sequence genome containing:
- the LOC100788064 gene encoding pre-rRNA-processing protein esf1 produces the protein MGSKNANGKNHKDKRNKFKDNLSSSYSSPSDAKVILISDPRYSKAHTDPRFREAPKRETKVAVDSRFNRMFTHKSFLPSSAPVDKRGKPKNNPTSQLGSLRHYYKIDEKEVEQSSDEEEENEEELLKANQVKPESDKGTESEETSESESEETSESESDVDTDTETDEGADEEVYEDEASDVKEDIATIDKETHRVAVVNMDWRYVKAVDLYVLLSSFVPPNGLIKSVRVYPSEFGLQRMKEEEVRGPIGLFDDEDSSNDDLDNEKLRAYEKSRMRYYFAVVECDSSATANYIYKECDGLELKQSSNALDLRFIPDNMEFKHPPRDVATEVPANYECKDFYSRALQHSEVNLTWDDDEPLRAKTLNRKLTDEQLAEFEVKEFLTSDESESDDSKDNNETDDQPDKMAKKRAKYRALLQSGDDSDGGNEHDNAQNMEVTFNTGLEDLSKYIMEKKDKKSETVWDAYLSKKSEKKKAGKNKRKYSSDDDDSDDTDQEATEEADDFFIEEPAAKKRKKPQNKEDEEQRHEEIDGLDKASKEELELLLADDKGTDTGVKGYNLKFKKGKGKKRRENDIDEEKIPSNAYNDPRFSALFSPNYAIDPTDPQFKRSATYARQLAQKQQKDNADPPVEREPTKLKGTQLSSEDSGRMKDEEEGLDALKSKKDKYELSSLVKSIKMKSKQVQLPSDNKTRKDGKSYIKGMKKKRH